From a region of the Pecten maximus chromosome 18, xPecMax1.1, whole genome shotgun sequence genome:
- the LOC117316465 gene encoding solute carrier family 43 member 3-like isoform X1, whose protein sequence is MINARRVALVSVSLLEIFIFGGMQFGWFALVFILKQEGVLKNLCVTQQFDNSTEEISHIEDCFPQDEQFNLIFSIGIAIFTVLSVVNGQLYQSFDIKRIRMIYISIGVAGLLFLAFTSTVSPWFALPGIVLVGTGGQSLLLSDYIQIPVSLQRGSSIYIGLMNGCYDSSVLTFMLVKVCPKNHSVR, encoded by the exons ATGATTAACGCAAGGCGTGTGGCGCTAGTTAGCGTTAGTTTGTTGGAAATATTCATTTTCGGAGGAATGCAATTTGGCTGGTTTGCACTTGTCTTTATTCTGAAGCAAGAAGGCGTGTTAAAAAATCTCTGCGTTACACAACAATTTGACAACTCAACTGAGGAGATTTCACATATCGAAGATTGTTTTCCCCAAGATGAAcaattcaatttgatttttaGCATTGGAATCGCCATATTCACCGTGCTTTCGGTTGTCAACGGTCAGCTCTACCAATCATTTGATATTAAACGGATACGTATGATCTATAT ATCCATTGGCGTAGCAGGACTTTTATTCCTAGCTTTCACTTCTACAg TGAGCCCTTGGTTTGCACTACCCGGGATTGTACTTGTGGGGACGGGCGGCCAGTCTCTGCTGTTATCCGATTATATACAG ATACCGGTCTCTCTTCAGAGAGGTTCCTCGATATATATTGGCCTAATGAACGGCTGCTATGACTCGTCCGTTCTGACGTTTATGCTGGTAAAGGTATGTCCTAAAAACCACAGTGTCAGGTGA
- the LOC117316465 gene encoding solute carrier family 43 member 3-like isoform X2, translating to MINARRVALVSVSLLEIFIFGGMQFGWFALVFILKQEGVLKNLCVTQQFDNSTEEISHIEDCFPQDEQFNLIFSIGIAIFTVLSVVNGQLYQSFDIKRIRMIYIEPLVCTTRDCTCGDGRPVSAVIRLYTDTGLSSERFLDIYWPNERLL from the exons ATGATTAACGCAAGGCGTGTGGCGCTAGTTAGCGTTAGTTTGTTGGAAATATTCATTTTCGGAGGAATGCAATTTGGCTGGTTTGCACTTGTCTTTATTCTGAAGCAAGAAGGCGTGTTAAAAAATCTCTGCGTTACACAACAATTTGACAACTCAACTGAGGAGATTTCACATATCGAAGATTGTTTTCCCCAAGATGAAcaattcaatttgatttttaGCATTGGAATCGCCATATTCACCGTGCTTTCGGTTGTCAACGGTCAGCTCTACCAATCATTTGATATTAAACGGATACGTATGATCTATAT TGAGCCCTTGGTTTGCACTACCCGGGATTGTACTTGTGGGGACGGGCGGCCAGTCTCTGCTGTTATCCGATTATATACAG ATACCGGTCTCTCTTCAGAGAGGTTCCTCGATATATATTGGCCTAATGAACGGCTGCTATGA
- the LOC117316466 gene encoding E3 SUMO-protein ligase NSE2-like, which produces MSSGATHFGVVDQAIKSMKTVEEYIDVGMETTIDVVQDLVENDKENEAGVTELEAVMKSYIKMESDLHRFLEAVQQVRHKASKSRERLDLESLLDKTLEELPEGNVELLCQDHEKFKDFKERILEIQNPEDESVPALAGSSSTVDDDVAMTQPEVNTRCPYTGMEMKNPVKNKLCGHKYDKEGIMQHIKNKGKRAKCPINGCGNTKALDVNCLEEDRELKRYIERKQRGKRSQRT; this is translated from the exons ATGTCCTCAGGTGCCACACATTTTGGTGTTGTTGACCAGGCGATCAAGTCAATGAAAACTGTGGAGGAATATATTGATGTTGGGATGGAGACTACAATTGATGTTGTACAAGACTTAGTGGAGAATGACAAAG AAAATGAGGCTGGGGTGACGGAGCTAGAGGCAGTTATGAAAAGTTATATAAAGATGGAATCAGATCTGCACAGGTTCTTGGAGGCAGTTCAGCAAGTCAGACACAAG GCATCCAAGTCACGGGAGCGTTTGGACTTGGAGAGTCTGCTTGATAAGACTTTAGAAGAATTGCCAGAAGGCAATGTGGAGCTTCTGTGTCAGGACCATGAAAAGTTTAAAGACTTCAAGGAAAGAATATTGGAAATTCAAAACCCAG AAGACGAGTCCGTCCCAGCATTGGCCGGGTCATCAAGTACAGTAGACGATGATGTGGCCATGACACAGCCAGAGGTTAATACTCGATGTCCGTATACAGGAATGGAGATGAAAAATCCAGTGAAAAATAAACTATGTGGACACAAGTATGACAAGGAGGGCATCATGCAACACATCAAAAACAAAGGAAAGCGTGCGAA GTGTCCTATTAACGGGTGTGGGAACACAAAAGCTTTGGACGTTAACTGTCTGGAAGAAGATCGCGAACTCAAACGTTACATCGAACGCAAACAAAGAGGAAAACGCTCACAGCGAACTTAG
- the LOC117316468 gene encoding neuronal acetylcholine receptor subunit non-alpha-3-like, which yields MKLHGTVVLLGIFCCVHYGIATSGTIEDMENLIDKIFTNYRREIRPARNLNETVQVNISFFLISIADLDEVSGAITINGGISMHWRDFRLSWKPSDHAGIRHLMLNSSMIWKPKIFILSSASDIERFESDEFDAEIRRNGLVLMTPGKRFAANCEIDMTNFPTDRQKCSMTFIAWGYPSTEIYLTSMLSHFLMDFFSPHGEWDVEETSAEAYSQPDVGSSKLVYYFILKRKSPYFFLTMIVPVYILCFLNPFVFLLPAASGERISYTITIFLSLAVYMTLVDDNMPKVSEPMAGISYFLLIAMIYSCVLIILTIFTLRCEALTDVSIFPKCLRRIVFKKNRQNSRKMNYSTNSDSDVVKSESYDVNVVGNTTEHGKKEENFPEPDKSDIMKCIDISLFVLSEAIVFGLILGFAMVYYK from the coding sequence ATGAAGCTACATGGAACAGTTGTCTTGCTGGGCATATTTTGCTGTGTTCATTACGGAATTGCTACTTCTGGTACAATAGAAGATATGGAAAACCTTATAGACAAAATATTCACAAACTACCGCAGAGAAATACGGCCGGCACGTAACCTAAACGAAACCGTTCAGGTAAACATTAGCTTTTTTCTCATTTCCATTGCAGACTTAGATGAGGTTTCTGGAGCGATAACCATTAATGGAGGAATAAGCATGCATTGGCGAGACTTCCGGTTGTCATGGAAACCTTCTGATCATGCCGGTATCAGACATTTAATGCTGAACTCTTCAATGATTTGGAAACCCAAAATATTCATACTATCCTCCGCTTCAGACATCGAAAGGTTCGAATCTGATGAATTTGACGCAGAAATTCGTAGAAATGGCCTAGTGCTAATGACGCCAGGGAAAAGATTTGCCGCAAACTGTGAGATTGATATGACAAATTTtccgacagacagacagaagtGTTCGATGACTTTTATTGCATGGGGATATCCAAGCACTGAAATATATCTCACTTCAATGCTTTCACACTTCCTAATGGATTTCTTTAGTCCACATGGTGAATGGGACGTGGAAGAAACTTCGGCAGAGGCATATTCACAACCTGACGTAGGAAGTTCAAAACTTGTGTATTACTTCATTTTAAAGAGGAAATctccttatttttttttaacaatgatCGTACCAGTGTATATCCTTTGTTTCCTCAACCCGTTCGTCTTTCTCTTGCCGGCCGCGTCGGGTGAGAGGATTTCCTACACAATCACAATATTCCTGTCGCTAGCAGTTTATATGACGCTCGTCGATGACAACATGCCGAAAGTTTCCGAGCCAATGGCGGGTATTTCCTACTTTCTCCTCATAGCAATGATCTACAGCTGTGTGTTGATAATACTCACGATATTTACACTCCGTTGTGAGGCTCTGACAGATGTAAGCATATTTCCAAAATGTTTACGAcgaattgtttttaaaaagaacAGACAAAACAGTCGAAAGATGAATTACAGTACAAACAGTGACTCTGATGTTGTGAAGTCGGAGTCCTATGATGTCAATGTGGTCGGAAATACAACAGAACAcggaaagaaagaagaaaatttCCCAGAACCAGACAAAAGTGACATCatgaaatgtattgatatttctCTGTTTGTCCTATCAGAAGCCATTGTGTTCGGTCTGATCCTCGGTTTTGCTATGGTTTATTACAAATAG